A window of the Mucilaginibacter sp. cycad4 genome harbors these coding sequences:
- a CDS encoding helix-turn-helix transcriptional regulator — protein sequence MRQLRLRTQKRLTQAELGEIVGLNSYVQIGRYEIGKAKPAADMLSKLAKALETTTDYLVNEDVNDSAVTAQLTDRELLKQFKEVELLNAEDKHLVKTFIDAFLTKRHIQEYVK from the coding sequence TTGCGCCAGTTGAGGTTACGTACCCAAAAAAGACTGACACAGGCAGAGCTTGGCGAGATCGTCGGCCTGAACTCTTATGTGCAGATTGGCCGCTATGAAATAGGCAAAGCCAAACCGGCAGCAGATATGCTTTCCAAGCTGGCCAAAGCACTGGAAACAACTACTGATTATCTGGTGAATGAGGATGTGAATGATTCGGCAGTAACAGCGCAATTAACCGACCGTGAGCTGCTTAAACAGTTTAAGGAAGTGGAGTTATTAAACGCCGAAGACAAGCACCTGGTTAAGACTTTTATTGATGCTTTTCTCACTAAGAGGCATATTCAGGAATACGTAAAGTAA
- a CDS encoding RHS repeat-associated core domain-containing protein yields MPHSIRGTAGFTELVKPANEYIYDGNGNELRDQNSGLSSISYNILNLPQTIVKDDGSTVVYIYSATGNKLRKLFTAGGTTTTTEYDNGIQYDNSATTVSFIQTEEGRARHSGTAYIYEYDLKDHLGNTRVTLTPDPADPTQQTAKILQENDYYAFGYGIQSMQPATSPKNEYLYNHKELQEETGLYDYGARFYDPVIGRWTTVDPLAEISRRWTPYNYGSNNPVNRIDPDGMTDFTFNKKTGEVSQVGEKNDDPDRIVRTNRKGEVVRNKKGEAKVAVGGIEKGILKDGQNWRDKDQVISVGGKGQPSVEGVKSFTLNLSEYLGNEIKGYSYSSDGSKNVTDMVLGGYKNNTLTSSQGSVRELLLKYGAKFSFNNILQDFHTHPNGELGATQSAPGLSQDVTGLQSDKPQIPNATFIILYRIQNQATPAEYDYTHEYIPKSKK; encoded by the coding sequence ATGCCTCACTCTATACGGGGCACTGCCGGCTTTACTGAACTGGTGAAGCCGGCTAATGAATACATCTATGACGGGAACGGCAATGAGCTGCGGGACCAGAACAGCGGCCTGAGCAGCATCAGCTATAACATCCTGAACCTTCCGCAAACAATAGTAAAAGATGACGGCAGTACGGTGGTGTACATCTATAGCGCTACGGGCAACAAACTGCGTAAACTCTTTACTGCCGGGGGCACTACAACGACCACGGAATACGACAACGGGATCCAGTACGATAACAGCGCCACAACAGTATCGTTCATCCAGACGGAAGAAGGCCGGGCAAGGCACAGCGGGACAGCCTATATCTATGAATACGATCTGAAAGACCATTTGGGCAACACCAGGGTAACGTTAACCCCTGACCCGGCAGACCCAACCCAGCAAACGGCGAAGATCCTGCAGGAGAATGATTACTATGCCTTTGGGTACGGGATCCAGTCGATGCAGCCCGCCACTTCTCCCAAAAATGAGTACCTTTATAACCATAAGGAGCTGCAGGAAGAGACGGGGTTGTATGATTACGGTGCACGTTTCTACGACCCTGTAATAGGTAGGTGGACGACCGTTGATCCACTGGCCGAGATCTCAAGGAGGTGGACTCCGTATAATTATGGATCAAACAATCCAGTCAACCGGATTGATCCTGATGGGATGACTGATTTTACATTCAATAAAAAAACTGGCGAAGTAAGCCAGGTGGGTGAGAAAAATGACGACCCGGATCGTATTGTCAGAACAAATCGAAAGGGTGAAGTTGTTCGCAATAAAAAAGGAGAAGCCAAAGTTGCTGTTGGTGGAATTGAAAAAGGAATTCTTAAGGATGGTCAGAACTGGCGGGATAAAGACCAGGTAATCAGTGTAGGAGGAAAAGGCCAACCGTCTGTTGAAGGAGTTAAATCTTTTACATTAAATCTTTCAGAATATTTAGGAAATGAAATTAAAGGTTACTCGTACTCATCAGACGGTTCTAAGAACGTTACAGATATGGTTTTAGGTGGGTATAAAAATAACACATTAACGAGTTCGCAAGGTTCGGTAAGGGAATTACTACTTAAGTACGGAGCTAAGTTTTCTTTCAATAATATTTTGCAAGATTTTCATACGCACCCTAATGGTGAATTAGGAGCCACTCAATCGGCACCCGGACTTTCACAAGACGTTACAGGACTTCAAAGCGATAAGCCTCAAATTCCCAACGCTACTTTTATTATTCTGTATAGAATTCAAAATCAAGCAACACCTGCAGAATACGATTATACCCATGAATATATACCTAAGTCAAAAAAATAA
- a CDS encoding DUF6443 domain-containing protein, translating into MHFYHKKYSKWILATAVLLLGIQATRAQTKTENYVRTRTPNRAITRNGKLDTLSTNKDSVQTTIQYIDGLGRPLQTVQRQASPTAKDVVQPFVYDQYGREAIKYLPYGTTATGDASYKTDALTPGLGAAKFYHPAGSTGTQQTNGIPNTLFPFAQTGFEASPLNRVVEQGAPGAAWQLGATPDAGSSSHSARMVYTTNDQTTFSTSNVTANNGSRKIALYTATINANQSRTLSRANSNTATYDSNQLMVTISRGENWQPSDGCFGTTEEYKDKEGHVVLKRTYNLKKTYSGGTESKAGEILSTYYVYDDLGNLCFVLPPGSSPDATAAISQSTIDYRCYQYRYDERNRLVQKKVPSKGWEYIIYNKLDQPVATQDSVQRMKVPQEWTITKYDAMGRTVLTGIYQHTGTTAGTDYHAALQAIADTTSAQWETPVSTGNGYTANTWPTSWTTTLSLNYYDSYTGIPGFPAAYDQTANTAYSKQTTGLLTASKVLVLNTTGDYLWSVPYYDDEGKTVRTFSQHYVGGATTLSPYNYDDVQTTYSFLKLPTMIRRFHYLKSAGGTAKVLTLTETNYYSYDHMGRKRLTQHQMRDGSNLSQATMRLVATDYNEVGQLKIKHLHSINSGANYLQNIDYRYNPRGWLSSINNANLNTDGGLTNSDANDKFGEELGYDESTTSAQQYNGNIATVQWKSGQHSIGGMPATPVKQTYDYTYDHLNRLRAAVSTTNTPKDGFYDENVVYDNMGNIQKLNRYDRINNARTVIDSLNYRTYSFYRVSRIDDTASYAGPAGFRDLRKVESEYIYDGNGNMRRDLNSGISSITYNMLNLPQTIVKDDGSTVVYIYSTTGNKLRKLFTAGGTTTTTEYDNGIQYDNSTTTVSFIQTEEGRARHSGTAYIYEYDLKDHLGNTRVTLTPDPADLTQQTAKILQENDYYAFGYGIQSMQPATSPKNEYLYNHKELQEETGLYDYGARFYDPVIGRFGSIDPLGEKYSYQSSYAYAANNPIRFIDVNGEGPGYPESHPVSQAIIKYNPYIYQAFQYANNTSNIQLHNLARGVAGGDAYGKSIGAIGEGLFAQRLTSSPSETGSSLAFGQRYGGYQVDLMQRTTLIRENEGAYGFELKVNSTDINGNDMSSKISVLGNSNSNFGYGSIAYEVKTIDPSGSIDNIYKAFVGGVNQAIDRTKAADASMLVFDKAAFGKLLNSPMGKEALKQLGRLTGIQNSEGEQRGFLRLENNLSSDSQRALYGLKDKLKNIP; encoded by the coding sequence ATGCACTTTTATCACAAAAAATATAGCAAATGGATCCTGGCGACTGCAGTCCTGCTGCTGGGCATTCAGGCAACCCGGGCCCAAACGAAGACGGAGAATTATGTAAGGACAAGGACGCCTAACCGGGCGATTACGAGGAATGGGAAGCTTGATACTTTAAGTACAAACAAAGATTCGGTACAAACAACCATTCAGTATATCGACGGCTTGGGCAGGCCCCTGCAAACGGTACAGCGGCAGGCCTCGCCTACGGCCAAAGACGTGGTACAGCCCTTTGTGTATGACCAGTACGGGAGGGAGGCAATAAAATACCTGCCGTATGGCACAACGGCAACAGGCGACGCGAGCTATAAGACCGATGCATTAACACCTGGATTGGGCGCAGCGAAATTCTATCACCCGGCAGGCAGCACCGGCACGCAGCAAACCAACGGGATCCCGAACACGCTGTTCCCCTTTGCACAAACCGGCTTTGAGGCCTCGCCGCTGAACCGGGTGGTGGAGCAGGGGGCGCCCGGGGCAGCCTGGCAGCTGGGGGCAACGCCTGATGCCGGCAGCAGCAGTCATTCGGCCAGGATGGTTTATACCACCAACGACCAGACCACCTTCAGTACAAGCAATGTGACTGCGAACAACGGCAGCCGCAAAATAGCTTTGTACACGGCCACCATCAATGCCAATCAAAGCCGTACGCTGTCGCGGGCTAACAGCAACACGGCCACATATGATAGTAACCAACTGATGGTAACGATCAGCCGCGGGGAGAACTGGCAGCCTTCGGATGGCTGTTTCGGCACGACGGAAGAGTATAAGGACAAAGAAGGGCATGTGGTGCTGAAGAGGACCTATAACCTGAAAAAGACCTATAGCGGGGGAACAGAAAGCAAGGCAGGGGAAATACTGTCGACCTATTATGTTTATGACGACCTGGGCAACCTGTGCTTCGTGCTTCCTCCCGGATCAAGCCCCGATGCGACGGCGGCCATTTCGCAGTCGACAATTGATTACCGCTGTTACCAGTACCGGTATGACGAAAGGAACCGGCTGGTGCAAAAGAAGGTTCCGTCAAAAGGCTGGGAATATATCATTTACAACAAGCTGGACCAGCCGGTAGCCACCCAGGATTCGGTACAGCGGATGAAGGTGCCGCAGGAGTGGACGATCACCAAATACGATGCGATGGGCAGGACGGTACTGACCGGCATTTACCAGCATACCGGCACAACGGCAGGTACGGATTACCATGCCGCCCTGCAGGCGATAGCGGACACCACCAGCGCACAATGGGAAACGCCTGTATCTACAGGCAACGGGTATACAGCAAACACCTGGCCCACATCGTGGACAACCACATTGAGCCTGAATTATTATGACAGCTATACCGGGATCCCCGGCTTTCCGGCAGCCTATGACCAGACAGCCAATACCGCCTACAGCAAACAGACCACGGGACTGCTGACGGCCTCAAAAGTACTGGTGCTGAACACCACGGGAGATTACCTGTGGAGCGTGCCGTATTATGATGACGAGGGAAAAACCGTCAGGACGTTCAGCCAGCATTATGTAGGCGGGGCAACTACGCTGAGCCCGTATAATTATGATGATGTACAAACTACCTACAGCTTTTTAAAACTGCCGACGATGATAAGGCGGTTTCACTATTTGAAAAGTGCGGGCGGCACGGCAAAAGTACTGACGCTGACAGAAACGAACTATTACAGCTATGACCACATGGGGCGGAAACGCCTTACTCAACATCAAATGCGCGACGGCAGTAATCTCTCGCAGGCGACGATGAGACTTGTTGCGACCGACTACAATGAAGTCGGGCAACTAAAAATTAAGCACCTGCATTCGATCAACAGCGGCGCAAACTATCTGCAAAATATCGACTACCGTTATAACCCGCGGGGTTGGCTGAGCAGCATCAACAATGCGAACCTGAACACCGATGGCGGGCTGACCAACAGTGATGCCAACGACAAGTTCGGTGAAGAGCTGGGCTATGATGAATCGACCACGTCAGCACAGCAATACAACGGCAACATCGCTACAGTGCAATGGAAATCAGGGCAGCACAGCATCGGCGGTATGCCGGCAACCCCGGTAAAACAGACCTATGATTATACTTACGACCACCTGAACAGGCTGCGGGCAGCGGTATCAACAACCAATACGCCAAAAGATGGGTTCTATGATGAGAACGTGGTTTACGACAACATGGGCAACATTCAGAAGCTGAACCGGTATGACAGGATCAATAATGCCAGAACGGTGATAGACTCTTTGAATTACAGGACATACAGCTTTTACCGGGTAAGCCGGATTGATGATACCGCCAGCTATGCAGGGCCGGCAGGGTTCCGGGATCTAAGGAAAGTGGAGAGCGAATATATCTATGACGGGAACGGCAACATGCGGCGGGACCTGAACAGCGGCATCAGCAGTATCACTTACAATATGCTTAACCTGCCGCAGACGATAGTAAAAGATGACGGCAGTACGGTGGTGTACATCTATAGCACTACGGGCAACAAACTGCGTAAACTCTTTACTGCCGGGGGCACTACAACGACCACGGAATACGACAACGGGATCCAGTACGATAACAGCACCACAACAGTATCGTTCATCCAGACGGAAGAAGGCCGGGCAAGGCACAGCGGGACAGCCTATATCTATGAATACGATCTGAAAGACCATTTGGGCAACACTCGGGTAACGCTGACCCCTGACCCGGCAGACCTAACCCAGCAAACGGCGAAGATTTTGCAGGAGAATGATTACTATGCATTCGGGTATGGGATCCAGTCGATGCAGCCCGCCACTTCTCCCAAAAATGAGTACCTTTATAATCATAAGGAGCTGCAGGAAGAGACGGGGCTGTATGATTATGGCGCGCGGTTCTATGACCCGGTGATTGGGAGATTTGGTTCCATTGATCCATTGGGAGAAAAATATTCCTATCAATCTTCTTATGCATATGCAGCAAATAATCCTATTAGGTTTATTGATGTAAATGGAGAAGGTCCGGGTTATCCGGAAAGTCATCCAGTCAGTCAGGCAATTATTAAATATAACCCTTACATTTATCAAGCTTTTCAGTATGCTAATAACACATCCAATATTCAATTACATAACTTAGCTAGAGGAGTAGCAGGAGGCGATGCATATGGCAAATCTATAGGCGCCATAGGCGAAGGCCTTTTCGCTCAAAGGTTAACAAGTTCGCCATCAGAGACAGGATCGTCTTTAGCTTTCGGACAGCGATATGGAGGCTATCAGGTGGATTTAATGCAAAGGACAACCTTAATTAGGGAAAATGAAGGTGCTTATGGATTTGAATTAAAAGTTAATTCCACTGATATTAATGGAAATGATATGTCTTCCAAAATTTCTGTGTTAGGGAACTCAAATAGTAATTTTGGGTATGGATCAATAGCTTATGAAGTGAAAACAATTGATCCTAGTGGTTCAATTGATAACATTTATAAAGCATTTGTTGGTGGCGTAAACCAAGCAATTGATCGAACTAAGGCTGCTGATGCGTCGATGCTTGTTTTTGATAAAGCAGCTTTTGGTAAATTGCTAAACTCACCAATGGGTAAAGAAGCGTTAAAACAGTTGGGGCGATTAACAGGAATTCAAAATTCAGAAGGCGAGCAAAGAGGATTTCTTCGATTAGAAAATAACTTAAGTTCAGATTCCCAACGAGCACTATATGGTTTAAAAGATAAACTCAAGAATATTCCATAA